The proteins below come from a single Xyrauchen texanus isolate HMW12.3.18 chromosome 1, RBS_HiC_50CHRs, whole genome shotgun sequence genomic window:
- the LOC127649764 gene encoding tetratricopeptide repeat protein 5-like: MAEVDNDGEQKTADKDNLQILKELVDDLYSFRDRYFETHSVEDAGRKQNDVAEEMAKTLERLEKMEGLNKHSAHFLLLRGRCLNVAPGFSQAAEECLSRAVKLEPCLVEGWNTLGEQYWKKGDLTAAKTCFTGALQQSKNKVSLRSLSMVLRQLPPEGDAQEQSKRILESVELARQAVQLDVTDGTSWYILGNAYISMFFTSGQNPQLSQQALSAYAQAEKIDKSSSMNPDLQFNRATLFQYEEMYSSALDGYSRAAILDPAWEEPQEREKQLLNYLDQITALVENKGKVKARRLRNMLSSISSSALGPCSSPRFRSPSGSMGSLEPRSLSTLTHGLNSGIAALGKVVFSLASEGRMAFTFGMVDSEETCCLVMVYNTADSWGVLIGDTVVIPEPQIKRHSVTHKDKSYDFRSMRVDSPLLLIVNGKRQVMKSQSAAFVTYKPQSE, from the exons ATGGCCGAGGTTGACAATGATGGAGAGCAGAAGACAGCAGACAAAGACAATTTACAAATCTTAAAG GAGTTAGTAGATGACCTGTACTCCTTTAGGGACCGTTACTTTGAGACACATAGCGTTGAAGATGCTGGTAGAAAACAGAATGATGTTGCTGAAGAGATGGCCAAGACACTGGAGAGACTTGAGAAAATGGAAG GCTTGAACAAACACAGTGCCCATTTCCTTCTGCTGCGGGGCCGGTGTCTGAACGTTGCCCCTGGATTCAGTCAGGCTGCTGAAGAGTGCCTTTCCCGGGCTGTTAAACTGGAACCGTGTTTGGTTGAGGGCTGGAACACACTTGGAGAGCAGTACTGGAAAAAAGGAGACCTGACTGCAGCCAAGACCTGCTTTACAGGTGCACTGCAGCAG AGTAAGAACAAAGTGTCTCTGAGAAGCCTGTCTATGGTGCTTAGACAGCTGCCACCAGAAGGGGATGCTCAAGAGCAGAGTAAACGCATTTTAGAAAGCGTGGAGCTGGCCAGGCAGGCTGTGCAACTTGATGTCACTGATGGGACATCTTGGT ACATTTTAGGAAATGCATATATTTCCATGTTCTTCACCAGTGGTCAGAACCCACAGCTGTCTCAACAGGCCCTCAGTGCTTATGCACAGGCT GAGAAAATTGACAAATCATCCTCAATGAATCCTGACCTCCAGTTCAACAGAGCTACG TTGTTCCAGTATGAGGAGATGTACAGTTCAGCATTGGATGGATACAGTCGTGCTGCCATCCTTGACCCTGCCTGGGAAGAACCtcaggagagagaaaaacagcTTCTGAATTACTTAGACCAGATTACAGCATTAGTAGAGAACAAG GGAAAAGTAAAAGCACGGCGTCTTCGTAACATGCTCTCCTCCATCAGTAGCTCCGCCCTGGGCCCGTGCTCCTCCCCTCGGTTCCGCTCTCCCTCAGGTAGCATGGGAAGCCTGGAACCCCGCAGCCTCTCAACCCTCACTCACGGACTTAACTCTGGGATAGCAGCCCTAGGAAAAGTGGTCTTCAGCTTGGCCTCAGAGGGCCGTATGGCCTT CACATTTGGCATGGTGGACAGCGAAGAGACCTGTTGCTTGGTCATGGTGTACAACACTGCAGACAGCTGGGGTGTTTTAATAGGAGATACTGTTGTCATTCCTGAACCGCAGATTAAACGGCACAGTGTTACACATAAAGATAAG TCGTATGACTTCCGAAGTATGCGTGTGGACTCTCCTTTGCTTCTCATTGTCAATGGGAAAAGGCAAGTGATGAAAAGCCAAAGTGCAGCCTTTGTTACTTACAAGCCACAGAGTGAATGA
- the LOC127645037 gene encoding E3 ubiquitin-protein ligase CCNB1IP1-like, translating to MSVSEYTLMCNFHKCRARLSGFAWVTACCHIFCDQHGSDEFSRTPAICPTCSSMLSGKLDVMRIELAPSERYKSMVLVGLKPHTVLEICHKALEFWTYQVHQERLLMEYKLSQAGGQVVQMEKFMTQQNQSRELELNALRGEISSLKKVLEEYKRKYSEVLERLNERNRQYQKLQGLFDSMRMHTLGTGEKDIMPNPFTTGLAKQHTPHSSPSFLAPEGDRFFSVGPENTNAFFQFCSPSRDRTHTFIKKN from the exons ATGTCTGTATCCGAATACACCTTGATGTGTAATTTCCACAAGTGCCGGGCCAGGCTGAGTGGGTTTGCATGGGTCACGGCCTGCTGTCATATATTCTGTGATCAACACGGCTCGGATGAGTTCAGCCGCACACCTGCCATCTGTCCGACATGCTCCTCCATGCTCTCGGGCAAACTGGACGTGATGCGGATCGAGCTGGCTCCATCAGAGCGGTACAAGTCCATGGTTCTAGTCGGGCTGAAGCCTCACACGGTTCTGGAGATCTGCCATAAAGCACTGGAGTTCTGGACCTACCAG GTGCACCAGGAGAGGTTGCTAATGGAGTACAAATTGTCCCAAGCTGGAGGACAAGTGGTTCAGATGGAGAAGTTTATGACCCAGCAGAACCAGAGCAGAGAGCTTGAGTTAAACGCATTAAGAGGGGAGATATCATCATTAAAGAAG GTGCTAGAGGAATATAAGCGGAAGTACAGTGAGGTTTTGGAGCGATTGAATGAACGAAACAGGCAATACCAGAAGCTGCAGGGACTTTTTGACTCAATGCGGATGCACACTCTGGGGACAGGAGAGAAAGACATCATGCCCAACCCTTTCACTACAG GGTTGGCCAAACAACACACTCCCCATAGCAGTCCTTCCTTCCTAGCACCAGAGGGTGACCGGTTCTTTTCAGTGGGACCAGAAAATACTAATGCTTTCTTCCAGTTCTGCTCACCATCCCGGGACAGGACCCACacttttattaagaaaaactaa